In one Echinicola marina genomic region, the following are encoded:
- a CDS encoding STAS domain-containing protein has protein sequence MKYSVDKKEQFVVFTLLEEKLDSPLSPALKSELLTVHAEGYHNLVLDMSQVKYADSSGLSALLVGHRTFTEDGGIFIISAPQDHVNKLIKISMLDKVLTIVDSQEEAADAIFMHEINGSEEEEGN, from the coding sequence ATGAAATACTCAGTAGATAAAAAAGAACAGTTTGTAGTTTTCACCCTATTAGAAGAAAAGCTTGACTCTCCCCTTTCCCCTGCATTAAAATCAGAACTATTAACTGTTCATGCAGAGGGATACCACAATTTGGTCTTGGACATGAGTCAGGTCAAATATGCTGATTCGAGTGGGCTAAGTGCACTCCTTGTAGGACACAGGACATTTACAGAAGATGGAGGCATCTTCATCATCTCTGCTCCTCAGGATCATGTAAACAAACTTATTAAAATATCCATGCTAGATAAAGTACTTACCATTGTGGACTCTCAAGAAGAGGCTGCGGATGCGATATTCATGCATGAAATCAACGGAAGTGAGGAAGAAGAGGGCAACTAA
- a CDS encoding ribonuclease Z, with translation MEFTVTILGANSAVPAHDRHQTSQVINVGNDLLMIDCGEATQIQLQRYKVKSSKIKHIFISHLHGDHYLGLMGVISTFHLNKRKAPLTIFGPKGLDDIITTQLRYGNTHLNYPLKFIATNPENKELLLDAKRYQVFSFPLKHRLPCTGFYVIEKASQRNLIKKQLLAHPMSIEAINTLKNGKDFKDEKGQIIYKVDKFAYPAPPLRRYVFCSDTIYDPSLVPYIQEADLLYHEATFMENEAYRAALTYHSTAKQAATIAKEAGVKKLLLGHYSTRYQDLEPLLDEAKDLFPCSELSIEGETYTV, from the coding sequence TTGGAATTCACAGTCACCATTTTAGGCGCCAATTCAGCTGTTCCTGCGCACGACAGGCATCAAACTTCCCAAGTAATCAACGTAGGCAATGACCTATTGATGATTGATTGCGGAGAAGCCACTCAAATACAGCTACAAAGATATAAGGTTAAGTCTTCTAAGATAAAACACATCTTTATATCACATTTACATGGAGATCATTACCTTGGATTGATGGGAGTGATCTCCACTTTTCATTTAAACAAGCGAAAAGCTCCGCTTACCATTTTCGGCCCCAAGGGACTGGATGACATCATTACCACGCAGTTAAGGTACGGCAATACCCATTTAAACTATCCGCTTAAGTTCATAGCTACTAATCCCGAGAACAAGGAGCTATTATTGGATGCCAAAAGGTATCAGGTATTTAGTTTTCCCCTTAAGCACCGTTTACCCTGTACCGGCTTTTATGTCATCGAAAAGGCAAGTCAGAGAAACCTAATCAAAAAACAGTTATTGGCCCACCCTATGAGTATAGAAGCCATTAACACCCTGAAAAATGGTAAGGACTTTAAGGACGAAAAAGGACAAATCATTTATAAAGTAGATAAATTTGCTTACCCGGCTCCTCCTTTGCGACGCTATGTCTTTTGCTCTGACACCATATATGACCCGAGTTTAGTACCTTATATCCAAGAAGCTGACTTACTTTATCACGAAGCCACATTTATGGAGAACGAAGCCTACAGAGCAGCTCTCACCTACCATAGTACAGCAAAGCAAGCGGCAACTATCGCAAAAGAAGCAGGTGTGAAGAAACTGCTTCTAGGCCATTACTCCACAAGATATCAGGACCTTGAACCTTTATTAGATGAGGCAAAAGATCTATTTCCCTGTTCTGAACTAAGTATTGAAGGTGAAACTTATACTGTTTAA
- a CDS encoding queuosine precursor transporter: MEKQLDYSFHNKKTNLFIILSGIFLTNAILAEIIGVKIFSAESTLGLNPANISFFGEYILDFNLTAGALLWPVVFITTDIINEYFGKKGVRKISFLTAAFVAYIFIAISIITNLPPAQFWLDVNSSTPDGAPFDIDYAFNTIFRQGLGIIVGSLTAFLLGQLIDVFVFQKLRKVTGAKMIWLRATGSTLVSQLIDSFVVLGIAFYVFGNWSIEQLIAVGIINYIYKFTVAIILTPLLYLAHDIIDKYLGKESSERMMEEAASDTSFL, encoded by the coding sequence ATGGAAAAACAACTGGACTATTCTTTCCACAATAAAAAAACCAATCTTTTCATTATTCTAAGTGGCATCTTTCTCACCAATGCTATTTTAGCAGAGATTATCGGTGTAAAAATATTCTCTGCTGAATCGACTTTAGGCCTCAATCCTGCCAATATCAGTTTTTTCGGGGAATATATCCTTGATTTTAATTTAACAGCCGGAGCCCTGCTTTGGCCAGTAGTTTTTATCACGACAGATATCATCAATGAGTATTTCGGAAAAAAAGGCGTAAGAAAAATCAGCTTTCTGACCGCTGCCTTTGTTGCTTATATTTTCATAGCCATTTCAATTATTACTAATCTTCCCCCTGCACAATTTTGGTTGGATGTAAACAGCAGCACTCCAGATGGAGCTCCCTTTGATATAGATTATGCCTTCAACACCATCTTCAGACAGGGTTTGGGTATCATTGTTGGAAGTTTAACAGCCTTCTTGTTGGGTCAGCTTATTGATGTTTTTGTATTTCAAAAATTAAGGAAAGTTACCGGAGCAAAAATGATATGGCTCAGGGCAACGGGCTCCACCTTGGTCTCCCAGTTGATCGATTCCTTTGTGGTCTTAGGTATTGCATTCTATGTTTTTGGTAACTGGTCTATAGAGCAATTGATTGCTGTGGGCATCATCAATTATATTTACAAATTCACTGTGGCCATCATTCTTACACCATTACTATATCTTGCTCATGATATCATCGACAAATATCTGGGCAAGGAGTCATCTGAAAGGATGATGGAGGAAGCAGCTTCCGACACTTCTTTTTTATAG
- a CDS encoding bile acid:sodium symporter family protein: protein MTKLKQVIVKAGLNGFFLALIGTILLANLFPEWGSPESVIPFKEITHYGVSFIFFFYGVKMDPVKLKSGLSNWKLHLLIQVTTFLVFPMIVLLVKSIFGEEDSNIWLGAFYLSALPSTVSASVVMVSIAGGNIPAAIFNASISSIVGIFITPVWMELFLKGSHMSFDLLDTFWQLSLQVLFPVVAGFLLHKVLGKAVNRHGTLLKYIDQSIILMIVFSAFSAAVGQGMFEEESWGFLLGLGALMLLLFTVMALTMFGIGKLLGFDRADQITVLFCGSKKSLIQGAAMGKVLFPDPVTFGVILLPVMLYHALQLVMGSILAQQLAEKNKEEAVTS from the coding sequence ATGACCAAATTGAAACAAGTGATTGTTAAGGCCGGCTTAAATGGCTTTTTTTTGGCCTTAATCGGTACGATTTTATTAGCGAATTTATTTCCAGAATGGGGAAGCCCAGAGAGTGTGATTCCTTTTAAAGAAATAACCCATTATGGGGTGTCTTTTATCTTTTTCTTTTATGGTGTGAAAATGGACCCTGTAAAATTAAAGTCGGGTTTATCCAATTGGAAACTCCACCTGCTCATTCAGGTCACTACTTTCTTGGTCTTTCCGATGATCGTACTTTTAGTCAAAAGCATTTTTGGAGAGGAAGACAGTAATATATGGCTTGGAGCCTTCTATCTTTCAGCATTGCCTTCTACAGTATCCGCTTCTGTGGTGATGGTCTCCATTGCTGGAGGAAATATTCCTGCGGCGATATTCAATGCCAGTATATCCAGTATTGTGGGGATTTTTATCACCCCGGTATGGATGGAGTTGTTTCTGAAAGGAAGCCATATGAGTTTTGATTTGTTGGATACATTTTGGCAGCTGAGTTTGCAGGTATTATTCCCTGTGGTGGCAGGATTTCTCCTTCATAAGGTCTTGGGAAAAGCGGTCAACAGGCATGGGACATTACTGAAATATATAGATCAATCCATCATATTGATGATTGTGTTTTCTGCCTTTTCTGCAGCGGTGGGGCAAGGGATGTTTGAAGAGGAAAGTTGGGGCTTTTTATTGGGTTTAGGGGCTTTGATGCTATTACTTTTCACAGTGATGGCTTTGACCATGTTTGGAATAGGCAAGCTGTTGGGCTTTGATCGGGCAGATCAGATTACCGTTTTATTTTGTGGATCCAAGAAGTCCCTTATTCAAGGTGCCGCTATGGGAAAGGTCCTTTTTCCAGACCCAGTGACATTTGGTGTGATTTTACTTCCTGTAATGCTTTATCACGCCCTACAGCTTGTGATGGGGAGTATTCTAGCTCAGCAATTGGCGGAGAAAAATAAAGAGGAAGCGGTTACAAGTTAA
- a CDS encoding TrmH family RNA methyltransferase, with product MISKNTLKFIKSLQQKKFRKQENAFFVEGAKNVTELLQSDFEVKQLLYTEKFYAKHTDLVDDFSGQSFLVSSKNLESAGAFKTNDEALAVAKIKENESFEVKEGELAIALDDVRDPGNLGTIIRIADWYGIKKLVFSEQTADFYNPKVLHASMGSFTRIQFFYTSLKTYLSQQDQTVYGAFLDGENIHQAPLNGEGIILMGNESKGISAELEGLVDGRLTIPKFGSAESLNVAIATAVICDNFKRKI from the coding sequence ATGATCAGCAAAAATACGCTTAAGTTTATTAAATCCTTACAACAGAAAAAATTCCGTAAGCAAGAGAATGCTTTTTTTGTCGAAGGTGCCAAAAATGTAACGGAATTATTACAATCTGATTTTGAAGTTAAGCAACTTCTTTATACAGAAAAATTTTATGCAAAGCATACTGATTTGGTAGATGACTTTTCTGGCCAAAGCTTTTTGGTGTCTTCTAAAAATCTTGAATCGGCAGGTGCTTTCAAGACCAATGATGAGGCCTTGGCAGTGGCCAAGATCAAGGAAAATGAATCATTTGAGGTAAAAGAAGGAGAATTGGCCATAGCTTTGGACGATGTCCGTGACCCGGGGAATTTGGGAACCATTATCCGGATAGCCGATTGGTATGGGATCAAGAAGCTAGTTTTTTCTGAGCAAACTGCTGATTTTTATAACCCAAAAGTATTACATGCCAGCATGGGCTCTTTTACACGGATTCAGTTTTTTTATACCTCACTGAAGACCTATTTGTCCCAACAAGATCAAACAGTTTATGGGGCGTTTTTGGATGGAGAAAATATACATCAGGCCCCTTTAAATGGGGAAGGCATCATCCTTATGGGCAATGAATCAAAAGGGATTTCAGCTGAATTGGAAGGCTTGGTAGATGGTAGACTGACTATTCCCAAGTTCGGTAGTGCAGAGTCTTTGAATGTAGCCATTGCTACGGCCGTGATTTGTGATAATTTTAAAAGAAAGATTTAA
- the tamL gene encoding translocation and assembly module lipoprotein TamL, producing the protein MNKTKYINFILCILLLTSCSLTKGLDENEYLVYDVDLKGIQASNEAKLRELIKQTPNTRIPIFNISPGVLIYNIGKMNYDSLKLTEKKADYIQQQHELETLLEEQPGNNQLQRRFYKINNKIEDLNKKLDYGNWFMRTGNPKSIYDSSKTYNTEREMNNYLVNHGFFDAKVSTAIKRNKKKAFITYNISEKEPYIIDSLYTRSDNENIYRLLRENKRNELIIPQTKYNQENLTKERQRVEELLKNNGYYTFSKSYIEYNVYKDTVDKTVSIEQLIRKPAFSQDHKVYTIDSVIFNISTPTDVILDQEVTREYDDITYIMYRDRYSEKIIDSRVFINKGDLYSRSEVLETQRQLANLDIFRFVNIAFDTLGNNITTRIYTQPNEKYQITNQLGASITEQLPGPFFSHSLRNRNLFRGLEIFEFNFRAGLEGVASATTAGGVYRSRELNTSASVIFPQFLFPFNRKALNQFGRYNPRTRTLVGYNYVNRPEYVREGFNTIIAYSWATRNQRQQYTINALDANLIRSNLDPTFEERLLELQELGNNLINSFQSSYVSSISGQAIINFNQYGLFQRNRSSLLRLFMESGGTSINFLNKANFENRSLQYFQFLKFQSDFRRFIPLSRKSTFAYRLNAGLAIPYGISNGVLPYEKYFFAGGSTSIRAWQPRRLGPGSYTPIKNEEGYFDYRYEQPGEILMEAMFEFRRKLFGYFDGAFFIDAGNIWTLKEDPTREGAQFKAKDFISEIAVGTGLGLRMDFDFLVLRLDMGIKAIDPARPKGERFILDQLSFKNPLGEKGQTVFNIGIGYPF; encoded by the coding sequence GTGAATAAAACCAAATATATAAACTTTATACTATGCATACTTTTATTGACCTCCTGTTCCTTGACCAAGGGACTGGATGAAAATGAGTACTTGGTATATGATGTTGACCTGAAAGGAATCCAAGCCAGCAATGAAGCAAAGTTAAGAGAACTCATCAAACAAACCCCTAATACCCGCATTCCAATCTTTAATATTTCTCCCGGTGTACTCATTTATAATATCGGGAAAATGAATTATGACAGCCTAAAGCTTACCGAGAAGAAAGCAGATTATATCCAACAACAACATGAATTGGAAACCCTGCTTGAAGAACAACCAGGCAATAATCAGCTCCAAAGAAGGTTTTATAAAATTAACAATAAGATAGAAGACCTGAACAAAAAGCTAGACTACGGCAACTGGTTTATGAGAACAGGTAATCCCAAATCTATCTACGACAGCTCAAAAACTTATAATACTGAACGGGAAATGAACAATTACCTGGTAAACCATGGTTTTTTTGATGCAAAGGTCAGCACTGCTATTAAAAGAAATAAGAAAAAGGCTTTTATCACCTATAATATCTCAGAAAAAGAGCCTTATATCATTGATAGCCTTTATACCCGGTCCGATAATGAAAATATCTATCGGCTGCTCAGGGAAAATAAAAGGAATGAACTCATTATTCCCCAAACCAAGTATAACCAAGAAAACCTGACGAAAGAAAGGCAGAGGGTGGAAGAGTTGCTCAAAAACAATGGCTATTATACTTTTTCAAAATCCTATATAGAGTACAATGTCTATAAAGACACTGTAGACAAAACAGTTTCAATAGAACAACTCATCAGAAAACCAGCCTTTTCCCAAGACCATAAAGTATATACCATTGATTCGGTCATTTTCAATATTTCGACACCAACAGATGTCATTTTGGATCAAGAAGTCACGCGGGAATATGATGACATAACTTATATCATGTACAGAGACCGCTACTCTGAGAAGATCATTGACTCGAGGGTATTTATCAATAAAGGAGACCTTTACAGTCGTTCTGAAGTACTGGAAACCCAGCGCCAATTGGCCAATTTGGACATTTTCAGGTTCGTAAATATTGCCTTTGACACCCTTGGAAACAATATTACAACAAGAATCTACACCCAACCCAACGAAAAATATCAAATCACCAATCAGCTGGGTGCCAGTATAACAGAGCAGCTTCCTGGTCCTTTCTTCAGCCACTCCCTAAGGAACAGGAACCTTTTCCGTGGATTGGAAATTTTTGAATTCAATTTCAGGGCTGGATTAGAAGGGGTAGCATCGGCTACTACAGCTGGAGGAGTGTATAGAAGTAGGGAACTCAACACTTCAGCATCAGTAATTTTCCCTCAATTCCTCTTTCCCTTTAATAGAAAGGCCCTCAACCAATTTGGCCGTTATAATCCCAGAACTAGGACGCTTGTGGGATACAATTATGTGAATCGACCAGAATATGTACGAGAAGGCTTCAACACAATCATCGCCTATAGCTGGGCCACAAGAAACCAGAGACAGCAATATACCATCAATGCCCTTGATGCCAACCTGATCCGCTCAAACCTTGATCCAACCTTCGAAGAAAGGCTACTGGAACTGCAGGAACTAGGCAATAACCTGATCAACTCTTTTCAGTCATCCTATGTGAGTAGTATTTCAGGGCAGGCAATCATCAACTTCAACCAGTATGGTCTTTTCCAAAGAAACCGTTCCTCCTTACTTCGCTTATTTATGGAAAGTGGTGGTACTTCGATCAATTTCCTTAACAAAGCCAACTTCGAAAACAGAAGCTTGCAGTATTTCCAGTTTTTAAAATTCCAATCAGATTTCAGAAGATTTATTCCACTCAGCAGAAAAAGTACTTTCGCCTATCGTCTTAATGCAGGCCTGGCCATTCCCTACGGAATAAGTAATGGCGTATTGCCTTATGAAAAGTATTTTTTTGCGGGAGGTAGCACCAGCATCAGGGCTTGGCAACCAAGACGTCTCGGGCCAGGCTCATATACCCCAATTAAAAATGAAGAAGGTTATTTTGATTACCGCTATGAACAGCCCGGTGAAATCCTGATGGAAGCCATGTTTGAATTTCGACGAAAATTGTTCGGTTATTTTGATGGGGCCTTTTTTATCGATGCCGGAAATATATGGACCTTAAAAGAAGATCCGACCCGAGAAGGAGCCCAGTTTAAAGCAAAAGATTTTATTAGCGAAATCGCTGTTGGTACAGGCTTGGGACTTAGGATGGATTTTGACTTTTTGGTATTAAGATTGGATATGGGAATAAAGGCCATCGACCCGGCAAGGCCCAAGGGAGAAAGGTTCATTTTGGATCAACTCTCCTTCAAGAATCCATTGGGTGAAAAAGGACAGACAGTATTCAATATTGGTATTGGATATCCTTTCTAA
- the hemF gene encoding oxygen-dependent coproporphyrinogen oxidase — MHKISKEQISEDFKLIQDHICKELELGDGKAQFIEDLWDRELGGGGRTRIIKDGNIIAKGGVAFSAVHGPTPEKILKKLKLEQADFYATGVSIVIHPDSPLVPIIHMNIRYFEMSNGTYWFGGGIDLTPHYVDLEDAKYFHTELKSTCDQFNKDFYPKFKEWADNYFYIAHRNETRGIGGIFFDRLTATDENDFASTFDFVKSIGYIFPKIYRYFMAKNALLPFNDEHRKWQALRRGRYVEFNLVWDAGTKFGLDTNGRTESILMSMPPQAEWEYMNIPEEGTAEAKTLEYLKKGIDWLSL, encoded by the coding sequence ATGCATAAAATCAGCAAAGAACAGATTTCAGAAGATTTTAAACTTATACAAGACCATATTTGCAAAGAACTTGAACTGGGCGATGGCAAAGCCCAATTCATTGAAGATCTTTGGGACCGCGAATTGGGCGGTGGCGGTAGAACCCGCATCATTAAAGACGGAAATATCATCGCCAAAGGTGGTGTGGCTTTCTCTGCCGTACATGGACCAACACCCGAAAAGATCCTGAAAAAACTAAAACTGGAGCAGGCCGATTTCTATGCCACCGGCGTTTCCATTGTCATTCACCCTGACAGTCCATTGGTTCCCATCATCCATATGAACATCCGGTATTTTGAAATGAGCAATGGTACTTATTGGTTTGGAGGGGGTATTGACCTTACGCCACATTATGTCGATTTGGAAGATGCCAAATATTTTCATACCGAACTAAAATCCACCTGTGATCAATTCAACAAGGATTTTTATCCAAAATTCAAGGAATGGGCAGATAACTATTTTTATATCGCCCACAGAAACGAAACGCGCGGCATTGGCGGCATCTTCTTTGACCGCTTGACGGCTACTGATGAAAATGATTTTGCATCTACCTTTGATTTTGTGAAATCGATCGGCTATATCTTCCCTAAAATTTACCGCTACTTTATGGCCAAAAATGCCCTGTTGCCATTTAATGATGAACACAGGAAATGGCAGGCATTGAGAAGGGGTCGCTATGTAGAATTTAACCTTGTGTGGGATGCTGGGACAAAATTCGGACTGGACACCAATGGACGTACAGAAAGCATATTGATGAGCATGCCTCCACAAGCAGAATGGGAATATATGAACATCCCTGAAGAGGGCACAGCAGAGGCCAAAACTTTGGAATATTTGAAAAAAGGGATTGACTGGTTAAGTTTATAA
- a CDS encoding phosphatase PAP2 family protein, whose amino-acid sequence MIETIKIWDEELFLFLNSFHFDWLDPVMYAMTKTLVWVPLYAFLVYIIIKKLGQSSIWIFIGIFLAILISDQTTSGFMKPFFERPRPCHDPRWEGIMFNYKRCGGMFGFASSHASNTFALATYLWLTFKRKVPGFGWMFLWAAIVSYTRLYLGVHYPADLIVGAIVGLLAGWFSWWLVIKIKMTAIRKVEKMDE is encoded by the coding sequence GTGATAGAGACAATAAAAATATGGGATGAGGAGCTTTTTTTGTTCCTGAACTCCTTTCACTTTGATTGGCTTGACCCGGTAATGTATGCCATGACTAAAACCTTAGTGTGGGTTCCTTTATATGCTTTTTTGGTCTATATTATTATTAAAAAGCTGGGGCAAAGCAGCATCTGGATATTCATTGGGATCTTTTTGGCCATCCTGATTAGTGACCAAACGACCTCCGGATTTATGAAACCTTTCTTTGAACGGCCACGCCCTTGTCATGACCCAAGGTGGGAAGGCATCATGTTCAACTACAAAAGATGCGGGGGGATGTTTGGTTTTGCCTCATCACATGCCTCCAACACCTTTGCTTTGGCTACTTACCTCTGGCTCACCTTCAAACGCAAAGTACCTGGCTTTGGCTGGATGTTTCTTTGGGCGGCTATCGTAAGCTACACCCGGTTATACCTCGGTGTGCATTATCCTGCTGATCTCATCGTAGGAGCTATCGTGGGACTCCTCGCTGGATGGTTTTCATGGTGGTTGGTCATCAAGATAAAAATGACAGCCATTCGAAAAGTAGAAAAAATGGATGAATAA
- a CDS encoding riboflavin synthase yields MFTGIVETMGEIKEITQEGTNIHFDISSAITGELKIDQSVAHNGVCLTVVKVEGENYRVTAIDETLQKTSLGEWEVGKKVNLERCMPANGRFDGHIVQGHVDQVGFVQHISSKDGSWLFDFSFDDTKGNVTVEKGSITINGTSLTCFNSGPGRFSVAIIPYTFEHTNFHQLKVGDKVNLEFDIVGKYIQRMIKGYDN; encoded by the coding sequence ATGTTTACAGGTATTGTAGAAACCATGGGTGAGATAAAAGAAATCACCCAGGAAGGTACCAATATTCATTTTGATATAAGCTCCGCTATTACAGGAGAATTAAAAATAGATCAATCTGTTGCCCATAATGGTGTTTGTCTTACTGTGGTGAAAGTAGAAGGTGAAAATTATAGGGTGACTGCCATTGATGAAACCCTTCAAAAAACCAGTTTAGGTGAGTGGGAGGTAGGAAAAAAAGTGAATTTGGAGCGTTGTATGCCTGCCAATGGACGTTTTGATGGACATATTGTGCAGGGCCATGTTGATCAAGTAGGTTTTGTTCAGCATATTTCTTCTAAAGATGGTAGTTGGCTGTTTGATTTTTCCTTTGATGATACCAAAGGGAATGTGACCGTAGAAAAAGGTTCTATTACCATTAATGGCACCAGCCTCACTTGTTTCAATTCAGGTCCAGGAAGATTTTCTGTAGCGATTATCCCCTATACTTTTGAGCATACCAATTTTCATCAACTGAAAGTAGGGGACAAGGTCAATTTGGAATTTGATATTGTGGGCAAATATATCCAGAGAATGATCAAAGGATATGATAATTAA
- a CDS encoding protein-L-isoaspartate(D-aspartate) O-methyltransferase produces MLKLEDSYSHKGQRKALVKTLENKGIMDKKVLNAIGTIPRHFFFDSALHSHAYDDKAFPIGEGQTISQPFTVAFQTELLNVQPGDKVLEIGTGSGYQAAILYLLGAEVHSIEYNKKLYQRTKKFLPKIGININFYQGDGSLGLPEQAPFDKIIVTAGAPVVPNSLLKQLKIGGILVIPVGDRKTQKMMKFIKKTAKQVSQESYSNFAFVPLLGKEGWE; encoded by the coding sequence ATGTTAAAACTGGAGGACAGCTATTCTCATAAAGGCCAAAGAAAAGCATTGGTCAAAACACTTGAAAACAAGGGTATCATGGACAAAAAAGTGCTGAATGCCATCGGCACCATACCCCGACATTTCTTTTTTGACAGTGCCTTGCATTCCCATGCTTATGATGATAAAGCCTTTCCCATTGGTGAAGGTCAAACCATCTCCCAACCATTTACCGTAGCTTTCCAAACAGAATTACTCAATGTCCAACCAGGTGACAAGGTTTTGGAGATTGGAACGGGATCGGGATACCAGGCAGCCATTTTGTATCTACTAGGAGCAGAAGTCCACTCTATCGAATACAATAAAAAACTGTACCAACGAACCAAAAAATTCCTGCCCAAAATTGGTATCAATATCAACTTCTACCAAGGTGATGGTTCTTTGGGGCTGCCCGAGCAAGCTCCTTTTGATAAAATAATCGTCACTGCCGGGGCTCCAGTAGTCCCCAACTCTCTCTTAAAACAGCTAAAAATTGGGGGGATTTTAGTCATTCCTGTAGGTGATAGAAAAACCCAAAAAATGATGAAGTTCATCAAAAAAACCGCCAAGCAAGTAAGCCAAGAATCCTATAGCAATTTCGCCTTTGTCCCCTTACTGGGAAAAGAGGGGTGGGAATAA
- a CDS encoding acyl-CoA thioesterase produces MTKIKKVQESEVIMTEMVLPNDTNTLNNLMGGKLMHWMDIVGAIAAQKHSNRIVVTASADSISFQHPIALGNVVTLKAQVTRSFNSSMEVYIEVWAEDIPANIKTKTHRAFFTFVAVDQNGRPIEVPKLAPTNEEEEELFAGALRRRQLRLVLAKRMDPKDAVELKSIFGFEDALGKNQSSKN; encoded by the coding sequence ATGACCAAGATAAAGAAAGTACAAGAGTCTGAAGTAATCATGACGGAAATGGTATTGCCCAATGACACCAATACCTTAAACAACCTTATGGGGGGCAAATTAATGCATTGGATGGATATTGTGGGCGCAATAGCAGCCCAAAAACATTCCAACCGCATCGTAGTGACCGCTTCTGCAGATAGTATTTCTTTTCAACACCCCATAGCTTTAGGGAACGTGGTCACCCTTAAGGCTCAAGTTACCCGCTCCTTTAATTCCTCAATGGAGGTATATATCGAGGTGTGGGCTGAAGACATACCTGCCAATATAAAAACAAAAACCCATAGGGCTTTCTTCACTTTTGTGGCTGTGGATCAAAATGGTCGACCTATAGAAGTACCAAAATTAGCCCCTACCAATGAGGAGGAAGAAGAACTTTTTGCCGGTGCCCTAAGAAGAAGACAATTGCGCTTGGTATTGGCTAAAAGAATGGATCCCAAAGACGCTGTTGAACTGAAATCTATATTTGGATTCGAAGACGCATTGGGCAAAAACCAATCTTCAAAGAACTAA
- a CDS encoding DUF3817 domain-containing protein — protein sequence MQDKKKINALKRFRYISMAEGASFLILLFIAMPLKYTLDMPLAVKYVGWAHGILFMAYVYLVFPTKTILNWSFRRTLFALIASVLPFGPFLFDRKIKNQLRDIEVTNE from the coding sequence ATGCAGGACAAGAAAAAAATAAATGCCCTAAAGCGATTCAGGTACATCAGTATGGCAGAAGGCGCCTCCTTCCTTATTTTACTATTTATAGCCATGCCTTTAAAATATACACTAGACATGCCATTGGCTGTAAAGTATGTTGGGTGGGCCCATGGCATATTATTCATGGCCTATGTTTACCTGGTCTTCCCTACGAAAACCATACTCAACTGGTCATTTAGAAGAACCCTATTTGCTTTAATTGCATCAGTCCTTCCATTTGGTCCATTTCTATTTGATCGCAAAATAAAGAATCAATTAAGAGATATTGAGGTTACTAATGAATAA
- a CDS encoding Dps family protein, whose translation MIQTEKRVFKKLGYNKQESEKIVNSLNKLLANYHVHYQKLRNFHWNVTGGDFFDLHEKFEELYTESYENIDLIAERIRVFGMTPLSLIREYLEHSEIKEVGTDLPSDDMVREVLKDFEILAENMNECAENVAELGDSATEDMLIAMIKSIELHHWMLTSFLK comes from the coding sequence ATGATTCAGACTGAAAAAAGAGTTTTTAAGAAATTAGGTTACAACAAACAGGAATCAGAAAAGATCGTAAATTCATTAAATAAATTGCTGGCAAATTACCATGTCCACTATCAAAAGCTCAGAAACTTCCATTGGAATGTCACTGGTGGAGACTTCTTTGATTTACATGAAAAATTCGAGGAGCTGTACACAGAATCTTATGAAAATATTGATTTGATAGCCGAGAGAATCCGAGTATTTGGCATGACACCACTGAGTTTGATCAGGGAATACCTTGAACACTCAGAGATCAAAGAAGTAGGAACAGACTTACCGTCTGATGATATGGTAAGAGAAGTTTTGAAGGATTTTGAAATATTGGCCGAAAACATGAATGAATGTGCCGAAAATGTAGCAGAGCTCGGTGATTCAGCCACAGAAGATATGTTGATCGCCATGATCAAAAGTATAGAACTCCACCATTGGATGTTGACCTCGTTTTTGAAATAA